In the genome of Thermoplasma sp. Kam2015, the window GTTGACATAGAGCTGGAGAACGGCGAAGTCAGGCAGGGGCAGGTGCTTGATACAAGGAAGGGACTGGCAATCGTGCAGATATTCGGTGCCACAACTGGCATAGGAACTGAAGGCACGAAGGTCAGATTCAGAGGAGAGGTTGCCAGGCTGCCCATATCTGAGGACATGCTTGGCAGGGTATTCAACGGCATAGGTGAACCCATAGACGGCGGCCCAGAGATAATAGCAAAGGAAAAGATGGAGATAACAAGCAATGCCATCAATCCGTATTCGAGAGAGGAGCCTTCAGAGTTCATAGAGACCGGGATATCGGCCATAGACGGAATGAACACCCTTGTAAGGGGGCAGAAGCTGCCCATATTCTCAGGATCAGGATTGCCGCACAATCAGCTCGCTGCGCAGATAGCCAGGCAGGCAAAGGTTCTGGATTCATCGGAAAATTTCGCCGTTGTTTTCGGAGCCATGGGCATAACGAGCGAGGAGGCAAACTACTTCACTAACCAGTTCAGGGAGACCGGTGCGCTTTCAAGATCAGTCATGTTCCTGAACCTTTCCTCCGATCCATCCATGGAGAGGATAATACTGCCAAGGATAGCGCTTACGACGGCAGAATATCTAGCCTTCCAGAAGGGGATGCATATACTGGTCATACTTACGGACATGACGAATTACTGCGAGGCGCTGAGAGAAATATCGGCCGCAAGAGAGGAGGTTCCCGGAAGAAGGGGTTATCCGGGATACATGTACACCGATCTCAGCACCATCTATGAAAGAGCCGGAAAACTCAAGGGAAACAACGGTTCAATAACACAGATACCCATCCTGACCATGCCAGGCGATGATATAACTCATCCTGTGCCGGATCTCACAGGATACATAACTGAGGGGCAGGTAGTGATATCTAGGGATCTGAACAGAAAGGATCTTTATCCTGGCATAGATGTTCTGCTCTCGCTCTCAAGGCTCATGAACCAGGGTATCGGCAAGGGCAGAACCAGGGAGGATCACAGGGGGTTGGCGGATCAGCTTTATGCCGCATATGCATCCGGAAAGGACCTGAGATCGCTGACGGCCATAGTGGGAGAGGAGGCTCTCAGCCAGAACGATAGGAGGTACCTGCATTTTGCAGATACCTTTGAGAACAGA includes:
- a CDS encoding V-type ATP synthase subunit B, whose protein sequence is MPKLTYKSVSQISGPLLFVENVPNAAYNEMVDIELENGEVRQGQVLDTRKGLAIVQIFGATTGIGTEGTKVRFRGEVARLPISEDMLGRVFNGIGEPIDGGPEIIAKEKMEITSNAINPYSREEPSEFIETGISAIDGMNTLVRGQKLPIFSGSGLPHNQLAAQIARQAKVLDSSENFAVVFGAMGITSEEANYFTNQFRETGALSRSVMFLNLSSDPSMERIILPRIALTTAEYLAFQKGMHILVILTDMTNYCEALREISAAREEVPGRRGYPGYMYTDLSTIYERAGKLKGNNGSITQIPILTMPGDDITHPVPDLTGYITEGQVVISRDLNRKDLYPGIDVLLSLSRLMNQGIGKGRTREDHRGLADQLYAAYASGKDLRSLTAIVGEEALSQNDRRYLHFADTFENRYLKQGFFEDRSIEDTLNLGWELLADLPVQDMKRVKPDHIQKYGRWKKE